A genomic stretch from Arachis stenosperma cultivar V10309 chromosome 3, arast.V10309.gnm1.PFL2, whole genome shotgun sequence includes:
- the LOC130965578 gene encoding uncharacterized protein LOC130965578 produces the protein MGFVNVLHRMFGEAVRNGRLLPLLVGREHVELSHLQFADDTVLFCPPEEETIKNYKRILRCFELMSGLSINYDKSSLIPINCDVQWVQRMCSVLGCKEASLPVKYLGIQLGANPRLVKTWKPIIEKVEEKLSLWKAKVLNKAGKLVLIKSVLNSLPVYYLSLYKMPKAVAEKLISLQRRFLWSKEDGRLGMAMIRWEVVQAPKKLGGLGVGDAMVRNAALLFKWWWRFSKEDCPLWKKVVCSCNNLNPSVMLSAQVLPTRGGHGRTSAKYSSRINE, from the coding sequence atggggtttgtcaacgtTCTACATAGGATGTTTGGAGAGGCAGTAAGAAATGGGAGATTATTGCCGTTACTGGTGGGTAGAGAGCATGTCGAGTTGTCACATTTACAGTTTGCGGATGATACGGTTCTATTCTGCCCCCCGGAGGAAGAGACTATAAAGAATTACAAGAGGATCCTTCGCTGTTTTGAACTTATGTCGGGGTTGAGTATCAACTATGATAAGTCTAGCTTGATTCCTATTAACTGTGATGTTCAGTGGGTACAACGTATGTGCAGTGTACTGGGCTGTAAGGAAGCATCTCTCCCAGTGAAATATTTGGGGATCCAACTAGGAGCAAATCCGAGATTGGTGAAGACTTGGAAGCCCATCATAGAAAAAGTGGAGGAGAAGCTGAGCCTCTGGAAAGCTAAGGTACTCAATAAGGCTGGTAAGCTGGTGCTTATCAAATCTGTTTTGAATAGCCTGCCTGTCTATTATTTGAGTTTGTATAAAATGCCAAAGGCTGTTGCAGAGAAACTGATTTCCCTACAGAGAAGGTTCCTATGGAGTAAAGAGGATGGTAGGCTTGGTATGGCCATGATCAGGTGGGAGGTGGTACAGGCTCCCAAGAAGCTAGGCGGACTAGGTGTTGGGGATGCCATGGTGCGTAACGCAGCCCTCCTATTTAAGTGGTGGTGGCGTTTCTCAAAGGAGGACTGTCCCTTATGGAAGAAGGTGGTGTGCTCATGCAACAATCTGAATCCCAGTGTGATGCTGTCTGCCCAAGTACTACCCACTCGGGGGGGCCATGGAAGGACATCTGCCAAATACAGTTCAAGGATCAACGAGTAA
- the LOC130965579 gene encoding uncharacterized protein LOC130965579: protein MEIGDGRGTRFWEDVWLHGGPLKDTFPRLFSVSNQIGSVIGDCGFWDGLEWRWNFQWRRELFQWELDLVQQLHETLRLVNLVCDREDRVVWKFDKHGVFSTNSFVQELQVELLPEDMASFNFTRTIWKGLVPPRVELFIWFVLTGRVNIKERLSRLGVVNQEDVTCVLCNKGVEFSHHLFLACEFSWQLWCAWLSFVGRQWSCPGSMKEHYQSWTELPTKKQERKRWMVSFCAIIWNIWLERNRRIFQNDGKGVDEIIYLVFKNFKEWLGVDPFCC, encoded by the coding sequence ATGGAGATTGGTGATGGGAGAGGTACTCGGTTCTGGGAGGATGTCTGGCTGCATGGTGGGCCCTTGAAAGATACTTTCCCGAGACTCTTCTCAGTTTCAAACCAAATAGGATCCGTCATAGGGGATTGTGGGTTCTGGGACGGGTTAGAGTGGAGGTGGAACTTCCAATGGAGGCGAGAGCTATTCCAATGGGAGTTGGACCTAGTGCAGCAACTGCATGAAACACTAAGGCTGGTTAACCTTGTGTGTGACAGAGAGGATAGAGTGGTATGGAAGTTTGATAAACATGGTGTATTTTCTACTAACTCCTTTGTGCAGGAATTGCAGGTGGAATTGCTACCGGAGGATATGGCGAGTTTCAACTTTACTAGGACAATTTGGAAAGGTCTTGTGCCACCAAGAGTTGAACTGTTTATCTGGTTTGTCTTGACTGGAAGGGTGAATATAAAGGAAAGGCTGAGTCGATTGGGAGTAGTTAATCAAGAGGATGTGACCTGTGTGTTGTGTAATAAAGGTGTTGAATTTAGCCACCACTTGTTTCTTGCTTGTGAATTTTCTTGGCAGCTTTGGTGTGCATGGCTATCCTTTGTTGGAAGGCAATGGTCATGCCCAGGGTCAATGAAGGAACACTATCAGAGTTGGACTGAGCTACCAACTAAAAAGCAGGAGCGCAAAAGGTGGATGGTATCCTTCTGTGCTATTATCTGGAATATCTGGCTTGAAAGAAATAGGAGGATCTTTCAGAATGATGGGAAAGGGGTTGATGAAATAATTTACCTGGTCTTCAAGAACTTTAAGGAGTGGTTAGGTGTGGATCCCTTCtgttgttga
- the LOC130966207 gene encoding uncharacterized protein LOC130966207 isoform X2 — translation MRKEKEPMPSSPASGEESDEKQSFSSKNKFSSRNASSKYDFVKVKVWLGDNADHYYVLSRFLLSRMLTVTKIPNHVAIKIALELKKLLIDNSLLDVSQSDLEVNLFKLMERRGYGEEYINRYKMMTRFHHQRVPLVILVCGTACVGKSTIATQLAQRLNLPNVLQTDMVYELLRTSTDAPLASTPVWTRDFNSSEELITEFCRECRVVRKGLAGDLKKAMKDGKPIIIEGIHLDPSIYLVDDEKSPAAVQAENKGMNSTSAAPDDSATVQTENTNEGSHDENHGGSRTLSSTEGISMDQVDAVSNNVASINLAGSTSGHEGAASLKEIEADKKIVTKKSGPKPIIVPIVLKMAEFDHKALLEEWICSRTFTEKCPDKDKDKLIANLKTIQDYLCSFTSQGLTVVNVSATTFPQTLDWLHNHLLQCIEQGTSLGSNEHVAQAGAE, via the exons aTGAGGAAGGAGAAAGAACCCATGCCTTCGAGCCCCGCCAGCGGCGAAGAAAGCGACGAAAAGCAAAGCTTCTCCTCCAAAAACAAATTCTCTTCCCGCAATGCTTCTTCCAAGTACGATTTCGTTAAG GTGAAGGTGTGGTTGGGTGATAATGCGGATCACTACTATGTTCTGTCCAGATTTTTGCTCAGTAGGATGCTAACTGTAACCAAG ATTCCGAATCATGTAGCTATTAAAATTGCGCTTGAACTGAAGAAGCTGCTCATTGACAATAGCCTTCTTGATGT CTCTCAGTCCGATTTGGAGGTCAACTTATTCAAG CTAATGGAGAGGCGGGGATATGGAGAAGAGTACATTAATCGTTATAAGATGATGACAAG GTTTCATCATCAAAGAGTTCCATTGGTAATCCTTGTTTGTGGAACTGCTTGTGTTGGGAAGTCTACTATCGCCACCCAGCTTGCGCAGAGGCTAAATTTACCAAATGTGTTGCAG ACAGATATGGTTTACGAATTGTTGCGCACATCAACAGA TGCACCATTGGCGTCAACTCCTGTATGGACGCGAGACTTTAATTCATCGGAGGAGTTAATAACTGAATTTTGCAGAGAATGCAGAGTTGTTCGCAAAG GTTTGGCTGGTGATTTGAAAAAGGCAATGAAGGATGGAAAGCCAATTATAATTGAG GGAATTCATTTGGACCCTAGCATTTATTTAGTAGACGATGAGAAATCACCTGCTGCTGTACAAGCTGAAAATAAAGGGATGAATTCAACATCTGCGGCACCAGACGATAGTGCTACAGTTCAAACAGAAAATACTAATGAAGGTAGTCATGATGAGAATCATGGTGGTTCCAGGACTCTGAGTTCAACTGAAGGAATATCTATGGACCAAGTTGATGCAGTATCAAATAATGTCGCATCCATTAATCTAGCTGGAAGCACATCTGGGCATGAAG GTGCTGCTTCTCTCAAAGAAATAGAGGCAGACAAAAAAATTGTTACTAAAAAGTCAGGTCCTAAGCCAATAATTGTGCCTATTGTTCTGAAGATGGCTGAATTTGATCATAAG GCATTACTTGAGGAGTGGATCTGCTCTCGCACGTTTACCGAGAAATGCCCAGACAAG GATAAAGATAAGCTTATAGCAAATTTGAAAACCATACAAGATTACCTGTGCTCTTTCACTTCACAA GGGTTGACTGTAGTGAATGTATCAGCAACAACATTTCCTCAAACATTGGATTGGCTCCATAATCACCTTCTTCAG TGCATTGAGCAAGGTACTTCATTAGGATCAAATGAACATGTTGCGCAAGCTGGTGCAGAATAG
- the LOC130966207 gene encoding uncharacterized protein LOC130966207 isoform X1: MRKEKEPMPSSPASGEESDEKQSFSSKNKFSSRNASSKYDFVKVKVWLGDNADHYYVLSRFLLSRMLTVTKIPNHVAIKIALELKKLLIDNSLLDVSQSDLEVNLFKLMERRGYGEEYINRYKMMTRFHHQRVPLVILVCGTACVGKSTIATQLAQRLNLPNVLQTDMVYELLRTSTDAPLASTPVWTRDFNSSEELITEFCRECRVVRKGLAGDLKKAMKDGKPIIIEGIHLDPSIYLVDDEKSPAAVQAENKGMNSTSAAPDDSATVQTENTNEGSHDENHGGSRTLSSTEGISMDQVDAVSNNVASINLAGSTSGHEVSHAGAASLKEIEADKKIVTKKSGPKPIIVPIVLKMAEFDHKALLEEWICSRTFTEKCPDKDKDKLIANLKTIQDYLCSFTSQGLTVVNVSATTFPQTLDWLHNHLLQCIEQGTSLGSNEHVAQAGAE, translated from the exons aTGAGGAAGGAGAAAGAACCCATGCCTTCGAGCCCCGCCAGCGGCGAAGAAAGCGACGAAAAGCAAAGCTTCTCCTCCAAAAACAAATTCTCTTCCCGCAATGCTTCTTCCAAGTACGATTTCGTTAAG GTGAAGGTGTGGTTGGGTGATAATGCGGATCACTACTATGTTCTGTCCAGATTTTTGCTCAGTAGGATGCTAACTGTAACCAAG ATTCCGAATCATGTAGCTATTAAAATTGCGCTTGAACTGAAGAAGCTGCTCATTGACAATAGCCTTCTTGATGT CTCTCAGTCCGATTTGGAGGTCAACTTATTCAAG CTAATGGAGAGGCGGGGATATGGAGAAGAGTACATTAATCGTTATAAGATGATGACAAG GTTTCATCATCAAAGAGTTCCATTGGTAATCCTTGTTTGTGGAACTGCTTGTGTTGGGAAGTCTACTATCGCCACCCAGCTTGCGCAGAGGCTAAATTTACCAAATGTGTTGCAG ACAGATATGGTTTACGAATTGTTGCGCACATCAACAGA TGCACCATTGGCGTCAACTCCTGTATGGACGCGAGACTTTAATTCATCGGAGGAGTTAATAACTGAATTTTGCAGAGAATGCAGAGTTGTTCGCAAAG GTTTGGCTGGTGATTTGAAAAAGGCAATGAAGGATGGAAAGCCAATTATAATTGAG GGAATTCATTTGGACCCTAGCATTTATTTAGTAGACGATGAGAAATCACCTGCTGCTGTACAAGCTGAAAATAAAGGGATGAATTCAACATCTGCGGCACCAGACGATAGTGCTACAGTTCAAACAGAAAATACTAATGAAGGTAGTCATGATGAGAATCATGGTGGTTCCAGGACTCTGAGTTCAACTGAAGGAATATCTATGGACCAAGTTGATGCAGTATCAAATAATGTCGCATCCATTAATCTAGCTGGAAGCACATCTGGGCATGAAG TTTCTCATGCAGGTGCTGCTTCTCTCAAAGAAATAGAGGCAGACAAAAAAATTGTTACTAAAAAGTCAGGTCCTAAGCCAATAATTGTGCCTATTGTTCTGAAGATGGCTGAATTTGATCATAAG GCATTACTTGAGGAGTGGATCTGCTCTCGCACGTTTACCGAGAAATGCCCAGACAAG GATAAAGATAAGCTTATAGCAAATTTGAAAACCATACAAGATTACCTGTGCTCTTTCACTTCACAA GGGTTGACTGTAGTGAATGTATCAGCAACAACATTTCCTCAAACATTGGATTGGCTCCATAATCACCTTCTTCAG TGCATTGAGCAAGGTACTTCATTAGGATCAAATGAACATGTTGCGCAAGCTGGTGCAGAATAG
- the LOC130966207 gene encoding uncharacterized protein LOC130966207 isoform X3: MSLSPIWRSTYSRDLVVQLMERRGYGEEYINRYKMMTRFHHQRVPLVILVCGTACVGKSTIATQLAQRLNLPNVLQTDMVYELLRTSTDAPLASTPVWTRDFNSSEELITEFCRECRVVRKGLAGDLKKAMKDGKPIIIEGIHLDPSIYLVDDEKSPAAVQAENKGMNSTSAAPDDSATVQTENTNEGSHDENHGGSRTLSSTEGISMDQVDAVSNNVASINLAGSTSGHEVSHAGAASLKEIEADKKIVTKKSGPKPIIVPIVLKMAEFDHKALLEEWICSRTFTEKCPDKDKDKLIANLKTIQDYLCSFTSQGLTVVNVSATTFPQTLDWLHNHLLQCIEQGTSLGSNEHVAQAGAE; this comes from the exons ATGT CTCTCAGTCCGATTTGGAGGTCAACTTATTCAAG AGATCTGGTTGTGCAGCTAATGGAGAGGCGGGGATATGGAGAAGAGTACATTAATCGTTATAAGATGATGACAAG GTTTCATCATCAAAGAGTTCCATTGGTAATCCTTGTTTGTGGAACTGCTTGTGTTGGGAAGTCTACTATCGCCACCCAGCTTGCGCAGAGGCTAAATTTACCAAATGTGTTGCAG ACAGATATGGTTTACGAATTGTTGCGCACATCAACAGA TGCACCATTGGCGTCAACTCCTGTATGGACGCGAGACTTTAATTCATCGGAGGAGTTAATAACTGAATTTTGCAGAGAATGCAGAGTTGTTCGCAAAG GTTTGGCTGGTGATTTGAAAAAGGCAATGAAGGATGGAAAGCCAATTATAATTGAG GGAATTCATTTGGACCCTAGCATTTATTTAGTAGACGATGAGAAATCACCTGCTGCTGTACAAGCTGAAAATAAAGGGATGAATTCAACATCTGCGGCACCAGACGATAGTGCTACAGTTCAAACAGAAAATACTAATGAAGGTAGTCATGATGAGAATCATGGTGGTTCCAGGACTCTGAGTTCAACTGAAGGAATATCTATGGACCAAGTTGATGCAGTATCAAATAATGTCGCATCCATTAATCTAGCTGGAAGCACATCTGGGCATGAAG TTTCTCATGCAGGTGCTGCTTCTCTCAAAGAAATAGAGGCAGACAAAAAAATTGTTACTAAAAAGTCAGGTCCTAAGCCAATAATTGTGCCTATTGTTCTGAAGATGGCTGAATTTGATCATAAG GCATTACTTGAGGAGTGGATCTGCTCTCGCACGTTTACCGAGAAATGCCCAGACAAG GATAAAGATAAGCTTATAGCAAATTTGAAAACCATACAAGATTACCTGTGCTCTTTCACTTCACAA GGGTTGACTGTAGTGAATGTATCAGCAACAACATTTCCTCAAACATTGGATTGGCTCCATAATCACCTTCTTCAG TGCATTGAGCAAGGTACTTCATTAGGATCAAATGAACATGTTGCGCAAGCTGGTGCAGAATAG
- the LOC130970809 gene encoding non-functional NADPH-dependent codeinone reductase 2, producing MRKSHVRLNCGITMPLIGLGTYSFPNDRNITELAIHNALQIGYRHFDTAKIYGSEPAVGKALNDAMFDGVVEREDIFLTSKLWGSDHHDPVSALKRTLKNLGMEYLDMYLVHWPIKLKPWVNYPVPNEDDFENLDFEVTWAGMEKCLQMGLCRSIGVSNFSSKKIHWLLDFASTPPAVNQVEMHPMWRQEKLRETCGDHKIHVSAYSPLGGPGNAWGSTAVVHNPIIQSIAFKHKATPAQVALQWGLLRGSSVIVKSFNEERMKENMASFDLKLREEDILEIQKLEQMKIMRGEFLVNETTSPYKTIGDLWDDEI from the exons ATGAGGAAGAGTCATGTGCGTTTGAACTGTGGCATTACAATGCCTCTTATTGGACTTGGCACTTATTCTTTCCCAAATGATAGGAACATAACTGAACTTGCCATCCACAATGCTCTTCAG ATTGGTTATAGGCATTTTGATACAGCAAAGATATATGGTTCTGAGCCAGCAGTGGGAAAGGCATTGAATGATGCAATGTTTGATGGAGTTGTAGAAAGAGAGGATATTTTCTTGACATCAAAACTATGGGGGAGTGATCACCATGATCCTGTTTCTGCATTGAAAAGAACTCTAAA GAACTTGGGAATGGAATATCTGGACATGTACCTGGTGCATTGGCCTATAAAGTTGAAGCCATGGGTAAACTATCCAGTGCCTAATGAAGATGACTTTGAAAACTTGGACTTTGAAGTCACATGGGCAGGAATGGAGAAATGCCTTCAAATGGGGCTGTGCAGATCCATTGGGGTTAGCAATTTCTCTTCCAAGAAGATTCATTGGCTCTTAGATTTTGCTTCCACACCTCCAGCTGTTAATCAG GTGGAAATGCATCCGATGTGGAGGCAAGAGAAACTGAGAGAGACATGTGGGGACCACAAGATCCATGTAAGTGCCTATTCACCACTGGGTGGGCCAGGGAATGCATGGGGATCCACTGCTGTTGTTCATAATCCCATCATCCAATCAATTGCATTCAAACACAAGGCAACTCCTGCACAg GTTGCATTGCAATGGGGACTGTTAAGGGGGTCAAGTGTGATTGTGAAGAGCTTCAATGAAGAAAGAATGAAGGAAAACATGGCATCATTTGATCTGAAATTGAGAGAGGAAGACATATTGGAGATTCAGAAATTGGAGCAAATGAAGATTATGAGAGGGGAATTTCTTGTTAATGAAACCACAAGTCCCTACAAAACAATTGGAGACCTTTGGGATGATGAAATTtga